Proteins encoded together in one Megasphaera vaginalis (ex Bordigoni et al. 2020) window:
- a CDS encoding YitT family protein gives MIAYLLRAVGLAFGALIYTIGLDVFLVPNHVIDGGVVGLALMAAHLMGISFSVFIVLLNIPFFVIGYHKIGVHFTLASLFAVLCLSLWNNFFHYDPLTADPFLSTIFGGIIIGLGVGLIIRWGGSLDGTEIMAIIADKHIPFSVGEIIMFFNLFILGSSGFVFSWDSAMYSLVAYFIAYKMIDVVTNGLDEMKGLFIVTSKNDEVSRCITQDLHRAVTLLYGEGAYSRQKTLILYCVVSRLEIMQLRNAVNRIDENAFISVFPIQEAQGGLFRRRSHP, from the coding sequence ATGATTGCATATTTGCTCAGAGCCGTCGGCTTGGCTTTCGGCGCATTGATCTATACGATCGGTCTCGATGTGTTTTTGGTACCGAATCACGTCATTGACGGCGGCGTCGTCGGCCTTGCGCTGATGGCTGCGCACCTGATGGGCATCAGCTTCAGCGTTTTCATCGTTTTGCTGAATATACCGTTCTTCGTCATCGGCTACCATAAGATCGGCGTGCATTTTACGTTGGCGTCGCTCTTTGCCGTCCTGTGTCTGTCGTTGTGGAACAATTTTTTTCATTACGATCCGCTTACGGCGGATCCCTTCTTGTCCACGATTTTCGGCGGCATTATCATCGGTCTCGGCGTCGGCCTGATTATCCGTTGGGGCGGATCACTGGACGGTACGGAGATTATGGCTATCATTGCCGATAAACACATTCCCTTTTCCGTCGGTGAAATTATTATGTTTTTCAACCTCTTTATCCTAGGCAGTTCGGGATTCGTTTTTTCCTGGGACAGCGCAATGTATTCGCTGGTCGCCTATTTTATTGCGTACAAGATGATAGACGTCGTGACGAACGGGCTTGATGAAATGAAGGGGCTCTTCATCGTGACGTCCAAGAATGATGAAGTTTCCCGCTGTATCACCCAGGACCTGCATCGTGCCGTCACCTTGTTGTATGGTGAAGGCGCTTACAGCCGGCAGAAAACGTTGATTTTATACTGTGTCGTGTCCCGATTGGAGATCATGCAGCTCCGCAATGCGGTCAATCGGATTGATGAGAATGCGTTCATTTCCGTGTTTCCGATTCAGGAAGCGCAAGGCGGGCTTTTTCGACGGCGCAGTCATCCGTGA
- the fapR gene encoding transcription factor FapR — MVRIARDKRHMLLKKRIEENPFINDEELADEFSVSIATVRLDRMALGIPELRIRIKQRAEAAQPRKDASAVMGELVDCTVGKNAISILTATEDMVDEARIVRSQYLYTQASSLTRAVLNLPLCIVAVGNIKYKQPVTVGDKLVAKAEVIRRRDQKHYVWVKIRKSAKEVFRAKFIIESLD, encoded by the coding sequence ATGGTTCGCATAGCTCGGGACAAGCGGCACATGCTGTTGAAAAAACGAATAGAAGAGAATCCTTTCATCAACGATGAAGAATTGGCTGATGAATTCTCCGTCAGCATTGCGACTGTACGTCTCGATCGCATGGCCCTGGGGATTCCGGAGCTTCGCATCCGCATCAAACAACGGGCTGAAGCGGCGCAGCCGCGAAAGGACGCGTCAGCGGTCATGGGCGAGCTTGTCGACTGCACTGTCGGTAAAAATGCCATTTCCATTCTCACGGCGACGGAGGATATGGTTGATGAGGCGCGTATTGTGCGTTCGCAGTATTTATATACGCAGGCCAGTTCACTGACGCGGGCAGTACTGAACTTACCGCTTTGCATTGTTGCCGTAGGCAATATCAAATATAAACAGCCTGTAACCGTCGGCGATAAGCTGGTGGCGAAAGCGGAAGTCATCCGCCGGCGGGATCAAAAGCATTATGTGTGGGTGAAAATTCGCAAGAGCGCCAAAGAAGTTTTTCGCGCTAAGTTTATCATAGAGTCTTTAGATTAA
- a CDS encoding LptF/LptG family permease, with protein sequence MRILDKYILKEFIGPFLFGVCAFTSVFVGTGTLYRIANLINQYGASLWAAARVLILALPSIVVVTFPMSVLLGSLMAFGRLSGSSEIIVMRSGGQNFIRLAMPVFIAALIISLGTTAFNEYVVPKANNAYNTIINEEITKSVAPATQDHIILKNIKGSDISSLMYARQYNAESKELRDITIQEFENDVLMRVEKADRADWDGEKWVMHEGVIYDVSVGQEAARTMKFRNQTLPISQKPNKINAAQQSPDELTIRELQEQIRLLEENDVNTNKMKVEMYNRFSMPLASLVCAFVGAPLGLQKQRGSSSIGFGISVVVIFIYYTIMTLGNALGNGGKIPAGIAAFLPDIICGIAGIYLVYKKSK encoded by the coding sequence ATGCGCATATTAGACAAATACATATTAAAAGAATTTATCGGTCCTTTTTTGTTTGGCGTCTGTGCGTTTACCAGCGTTTTTGTCGGTACGGGGACGCTATACAGGATCGCCAATTTGATTAACCAATACGGCGCGTCTCTTTGGGCCGCGGCGCGGGTGCTGATCTTAGCCTTGCCGTCCATCGTCGTCGTGACTTTTCCCATGTCCGTGTTACTGGGCTCATTGATGGCCTTCGGCAGGCTTTCCGGATCCAGTGAAATCATCGTAATGCGTTCGGGAGGACAGAATTTTATTCGGTTGGCCATGCCCGTTTTTATTGCGGCGCTTATCATCTCGCTGGGAACGACGGCGTTTAATGAATATGTTGTGCCGAAAGCCAATAATGCGTATAATACGATCATTAACGAAGAGATTACAAAAAGCGTAGCGCCGGCGACGCAAGACCACATTATCTTGAAAAATATCAAGGGTTCCGATATTTCCAGCCTGATGTATGCCCGACAATATAATGCCGAGTCAAAGGAATTGCGGGACATTACGATTCAAGAATTTGAAAATGACGTGCTCATGCGTGTTGAAAAGGCAGATCGGGCCGATTGGGACGGCGAAAAGTGGGTCATGCATGAAGGTGTCATTTACGACGTTTCCGTCGGCCAGGAGGCGGCGCGGACGATGAAGTTCCGGAATCAGACCCTGCCGATTTCGCAGAAGCCCAATAAAATCAACGCCGCGCAGCAGTCTCCCGATGAATTGACAATTCGTGAGTTGCAGGAACAGATCAGGTTGTTGGAAGAAAATGACGTCAATACGAATAAAATGAAGGTGGAAATGTACAATCGTTTTTCCATGCCCCTTGCCAGTTTGGTCTGCGCTTTTGTCGGCGCGCCGCTGGGGCTTCAGAAGCAGCGCGGCAGCTCATCGATCGGATTCGGTATCAGCGTTGTCGTCATTTTTATTTATTATACGATCATGACCCTGGGGAATGCTTTGGGAAACGGCGGAAAAATACCTGCCGGGATAGCGGCTTTTCTGCCGGATATCATCTGCGGCATTGCCGGTATTTATTTGGTATATAAAAAGTCAAAATAA
- a CDS encoding YdbC family protein produces MAQLNFNIEDVCGTLSENKDGWRKELTYISWNNRAPKFDLRSWDPDYQAMTKGITLTKEELMKLRDVLNEIDFDAY; encoded by the coding sequence ATGGCACAGTTGAATTTTAATATTGAAGATGTATGCGGAACCTTGTCGGAGAATAAAGACGGCTGGCGTAAAGAGCTTACGTATATCAGTTGGAATAACCGGGCGCCCAAGTTTGACCTGCGCTCCTGGGATCCTGACTATCAGGCCATGACAAAGGGGATTACGTTGACGAAAGAAGAATTGATGAAGCTTCGGGACGTATTGAATGAAATTGATTTCGACGCCTATTGA
- the lptB gene encoding LPS export ABC transporter ATP-binding protein — protein sequence MFIQTDQLVKTYKERHVVDGVSLRVEQGQVVGLLGPNGAGKTTTFYMIVGIEHPSKGTITIDGHDITGLPIHKRAAYGIGYLPQEASIFRKLTVEENLLAMLQTTELSEKEQREKAAALMEEFTITRLRDRLGIQLSGGERRRVEIARCLVMDPAFILLDEPFAGIDPLAVNDIQGVIGHLKKRGIGVLITDHNVRETLSIVDKAYILSEGKILLEGDPQMIAENPLARKFYLGEKFTM from the coding sequence ATGTTTATTCAGACCGACCAACTCGTAAAAACGTATAAAGAACGGCATGTTGTAGACGGCGTCAGTCTGCGCGTCGAACAAGGGCAGGTCGTCGGTCTGCTGGGGCCGAACGGAGCCGGTAAAACAACCACTTTTTACATGATCGTCGGCATCGAACATCCCAGCAAGGGAACGATCACGATTGACGGCCATGATATTACCGGTCTGCCTATCCACAAACGGGCTGCCTACGGGATCGGGTATTTGCCGCAGGAAGCCTCTATTTTTCGCAAGCTGACGGTGGAAGAAAATCTGTTGGCCATGTTACAGACGACGGAACTGAGTGAAAAAGAGCAGCGCGAAAAAGCGGCGGCGCTGATGGAAGAGTTTACGATTACCAGGCTGCGTGACCGACTGGGAATCCAACTTTCCGGCGGTGAAAGAAGACGCGTGGAAATTGCCCGGTGTCTCGTCATGGATCCCGCGTTTATTCTCCTTGATGAACCGTTTGCCGGGATCGACCCGTTGGCGGTCAATGACATCCAAGGTGTTATCGGCCATTTAAAAAAACGGGGAATCGGTGTTTTGATTACGGATCATAACGTGCGGGAAACATTAAGTATTGTCGATAAGGCGTATATTCTGAGTGAAGGAAAGATCCTTCTGGAAGGCGATCCGCAGATGATCGCCGAAAATCCGTTGGCAAGGAAATTTTATTTAGGTGAAAAATTTACGATGTAA
- a CDS encoding DUF3084 domain-containing protein gives MAYGITMLFVLAVMGGVIAYLGDKIGSRVGKRKIKLFGLRPKYTSILITILTGISISAVTLGVMSVLSENVRIALFGMEQLRQQQAALEEQRDRLLSQAQLLGREMTEKNELLAQNEALLELQETQLDGANEQLRLTLLDLDQAQTARDDMGRQLDLVQVAYDEATRNLTSSREEIAALEETKARLTKTVQALDERNKLLNQSVTTIREGTVLFRVGEVLSSAVLPSGESEAATREKLSSVMNQINTGIRLHLGITDDKAVLLYISQEEFDAVVKQLSQAETGQKLVRVTAAGNIILGEPALVHVAVYTNNLIYHRGDVVFEERIDSSEIQGQAEYQVIHFLHNVNQKAQAAGLLPDPLTGNVGALTAAKMFDTIARIKGAEGRHVILRAIAAADVYTAGPLDITIDVDSERF, from the coding sequence ATGGCATACGGAATTACCATGCTTTTTGTCTTGGCCGTTATGGGGGGCGTTATTGCCTATTTGGGCGATAAAATCGGTTCCCGAGTCGGTAAGCGCAAGATCAAATTATTCGGGCTTCGCCCTAAATATACATCTATTCTGATCACCATTTTGACGGGCATCAGTATTTCCGCCGTGACGCTGGGCGTTATGTCCGTATTGTCGGAAAACGTCCGTATCGCTCTTTTCGGTATGGAACAGCTGCGGCAACAGCAAGCGGCGTTGGAAGAACAACGGGATCGCTTGTTATCGCAGGCGCAGTTGCTCGGCAGGGAGATGACGGAGAAGAATGAACTGCTAGCACAGAATGAGGCGCTGTTGGAATTGCAGGAAACCCAGTTGGACGGCGCCAACGAACAACTTCGCTTGACGCTGCTCGATCTGGATCAGGCACAGACGGCTCGTGATGATATGGGCAGGCAGCTTGATTTGGTGCAGGTCGCTTACGATGAAGCGACGCGGAATCTGACGAGTTCCCGTGAAGAGATCGCCGCGTTGGAGGAGACGAAAGCGCGTTTGACAAAAACGGTACAGGCCCTGGATGAACGGAATAAACTGCTGAATCAATCGGTGACGACGATCCGGGAGGGGACGGTTCTTTTCCGCGTCGGCGAAGTTCTTTCCAGCGCTGTTTTGCCGTCCGGCGAGAGTGAAGCGGCGACGCGTGAAAAGCTGAGCAGCGTTATGAATCAGATCAATACGGGAATTCGTCTCCATTTGGGGATAACCGACGATAAGGCCGTTTTATTGTACATTTCTCAGGAAGAGTTCGATGCTGTCGTCAAACAGTTGAGTCAGGCGGAAACGGGACAGAAACTCGTCCGCGTTACGGCTGCCGGCAATATTATTCTCGGCGAACCGGCATTGGTTCATGTGGCGGTGTATACGAACAATTTGATTTACCATCGCGGCGACGTCGTTTTTGAAGAACGAATCGACAGCAGTGAGATACAGGGACAAGCGGAATACCAGGTCATTCATTTCCTTCACAATGTCAATCAGAAAGCGCAGGCAGCCGGGTTGTTGCCGGATCCGCTGACAGGCAATGTAGGTGCTCTTACGGCGGCGAAAATGTTTGATACGATAGCGCGTATCAAGGGGGCTGAAGGACGGCATGTCATTCTTCGTGCCATCGCCGCCGCCGACGTTTATACGGCAGGGCCGCTAGATATTACGATCGACGTCGATTCGGAACGTTTTTGA
- the plsX gene encoding phosphate acyltransferase PlsX: MKIAVDAMGGDYAPEQVVLGAIDAVESYDYDVVLVGDETKIRQVLKKYGAKESERLAVVHAGEVIEMGEHPAQAIRKKKDASIVVATRLVKEGVCAAVVAPGSTGAAVTAALLGLGRIRGIERPCIATPIPSKKGITVLLDSGANSDSKPKHLVQGAIMGTHYAKYILGIGEPRVGLLNIGEEASKGNELAQATYPMLEKVKTISFYGNVEGRDITEGKVDVVVCDGFVGNVILKFAEGIAMFIIQLVKEAIKHGGFIAKLGALAVYPALKKLGKRLDFTEYGGAPLLGVDGSFIICHGSSKAKTIKRAVRVAGELVDQDVVGHIRSSIEEEGEQYDSES; the protein is encoded by the coding sequence ATGAAAATAGCTGTAGATGCTATGGGGGGCGATTACGCGCCGGAGCAGGTTGTTCTCGGTGCGATCGACGCCGTCGAATCGTATGACTATGATGTTGTTCTTGTCGGTGATGAAACGAAGATAAGACAAGTCTTGAAGAAGTACGGCGCGAAAGAAAGTGAGCGTCTCGCTGTCGTTCATGCCGGTGAAGTCATCGAAATGGGAGAACATCCGGCGCAGGCAATTCGCAAAAAGAAAGATGCTTCCATTGTTGTAGCGACTCGCTTGGTAAAAGAGGGCGTATGTGCTGCCGTCGTAGCACCCGGCAGTACCGGCGCCGCCGTTACGGCGGCCCTTTTGGGATTGGGGCGGATCAGGGGGATTGAACGGCCCTGTATCGCGACGCCGATTCCGTCGAAGAAGGGTATTACGGTTTTGCTGGACTCAGGAGCCAATTCGGACAGCAAGCCGAAGCACCTGGTGCAGGGCGCTATTATGGGGACGCATTATGCCAAGTATATTCTGGGAATTGGCGAACCGCGCGTCGGGCTTCTCAATATCGGTGAAGAGGCTTCAAAGGGCAACGAGCTTGCCCAGGCCACCTATCCCATGCTCGAGAAAGTAAAGACGATTTCTTTTTACGGCAATGTGGAGGGACGGGATATTACCGAGGGAAAGGTCGATGTCGTCGTTTGTGACGGCTTTGTCGGCAACGTAATACTTAAGTTTGCCGAAGGCATCGCCATGTTTATCATCCAGTTGGTCAAGGAGGCAATAAAACACGGCGGTTTTATCGCCAAGCTCGGCGCCTTGGCTGTTTATCCGGCCCTGAAAAAGCTGGGCAAACGCTTGGACTTTACAGAATACGGCGGCGCGCCTTTGTTGGGAGTCGACGGCAGTTTTATTATCTGCCACGGTTCATCGAAGGCGAAAACGATAAAACGTGCTGTACGTGTAGCCGGTGAACTTGTCGATCAGGATGTCGTCGGTCATATACGCAGCAGCATAGAAGAAGAAGGAGAACAATATGATAGTGAAAGCTAG
- a CDS encoding beta-ketoacyl-ACP synthase III — protein sequence MIVKARPAGILGTGHCVPDQVWTNKDLEKMMDTSDEWIRSRTGIGARHVAPYGVNTSDLAVGAAREALTMAGIAPEEIDLIIVCTLTPNRSTPSTACLVQAELHAVNAAAFDLEAACSGFAYGSTIASQFIENGYYDTILVIGAEVLSRVINWKDRSTCVLFGDGAGAAVIGRVPEGYGILSSAMGADGTGGDFLTVPTGGIETPITDAMREDGSAYAVMNGQEVYKFAVKAMPHAAELALQRAELKKEDIDVLVPHQANIRIIESAAKRLHVPMDKVYVNIERYANTSGASIPIALDEANRKGMMKRGDIVCLDGFGAGLTWASIIMKWY from the coding sequence ATGATAGTGAAAGCTAGACCAGCGGGTATTCTCGGGACAGGTCACTGTGTGCCCGATCAAGTTTGGACCAATAAAGATCTGGAAAAAATGATGGATACATCTGATGAATGGATTCGGTCGCGAACGGGCATCGGTGCACGGCATGTTGCTCCGTACGGCGTCAATACGTCGGATTTGGCCGTAGGCGCGGCCAGGGAAGCTTTGACGATGGCCGGAATCGCGCCGGAAGAGATCGATCTGATCATCGTCTGCACGTTGACGCCGAACCGTTCTACGCCGTCTACGGCTTGCCTGGTTCAGGCGGAGCTTCACGCTGTCAATGCGGCGGCATTTGATTTGGAAGCTGCCTGTTCGGGATTTGCATACGGATCGACAATTGCGTCTCAATTCATTGAAAACGGGTATTATGATACGATCCTCGTCATCGGAGCGGAAGTCCTTTCCCGCGTCATCAACTGGAAAGACCGTTCGACGTGCGTTCTTTTCGGAGACGGCGCCGGCGCCGCCGTTATCGGCAGAGTGCCTGAAGGTTACGGTATCCTCAGCAGCGCTATGGGCGCCGACGGAACCGGCGGGGACTTTTTGACGGTGCCGACAGGCGGGATTGAAACGCCCATTACGGATGCCATGCGTGAAGACGGTTCGGCTTATGCCGTCATGAACGGCCAGGAAGTGTATAAGTTTGCCGTCAAGGCCATGCCTCATGCCGCTGAACTGGCGCTGCAAAGGGCGGAACTGAAAAAGGAAGATATTGATGTTCTGGTTCCTCACCAGGCCAATATCCGAATTATCGAATCGGCGGCTAAGCGGCTGCATGTACCGATGGATAAGGTATATGTCAATATTGAACGTTATGCCAACACGTCGGGAGCCTCCATTCCCATCGCCTTGGACGAAGCCAATCGCAAGGGCATGATGAAGCGGGGCGATATCGTTTGTTTAGACGGATTCGGTGCCGGCCTTACCTGGGCCAGCATCATCATGAAATGGTATTGA